GTCACaccaacacaccaacacaaaaacacacacaaatgctagCTGACACAAAAGGCAGACTCGCTCTCCAGCGGGGATTTTGGCGGCAGTGGAAATGCAGccttgtttaaaaaacctgcatgcacacgTTAATTTCAGTGGGAAAGGGGTGTAAGATTTGTTGTAGTAGTATTTAGTTTTGTGTGGAAATGCTCAGTGAACTACATCTCTTATCTCGCAAATGTCACCAACACTCGCGAGTTGGCAAACTAGGTGACTTAGACACGTTCCATACACAAATGTTATGTTATATCACCTAATGTGTTTTATCCAACAACTCCTGGTCTCTTCATCAGCTGGGAATTGAAAGAATCAGCAAAACCCTTTGCTTGTGTGAGTACATACCAGTATGAAACACACAGGCATCTTGCTTCAGCAAGAGagaaacctgtaaaaacacccAGTGTAAACGTActaatgacatatttaaacaCTATTATACTTCAGCAGTTTTACAGCaaaatgctttttctttcttgaaaaaatatctttgaaacTCATTATGTCATCCTCAAAAAAGTCTTaagacaattaaaaataatttagagaGAGCAAGGTTAGTTGGGTTCCTTGTCTCTTGTCTCTATGCTAAGTTATGCCATCTGTCTCCTGgctgtagctttatatttaGCGTACACAGACAAGATTGGTATCCATCTTGTCATCTAACTCTCAGAAGGAGagcatcttttttgtttacaaaatgtcaaactatggtcatttggtcatttcttttcttttctgcccTTTTCAACCTTACAGGAGTCATACAAGCCTCTTTCCTGGAAGACAGAGCATAGTGTAACCCATGTTGGAGAAAGGAGGTAAGACAGAGGGACATTGGAAGTAGCAAACCAGGCTGTTGTGCATCTGTAAAAGACTATATGGAACAGTGAATAGAGCAAATCAATGACTAGGGGGGTTTattaaaaagtatgtatttgttttgggaGCCAAAGGGTAACTACCAAAAGTCAGTCTTCAGCTTCAGTTGTTCATATCAAAGTTTTAAGTCTTTTTGGACTACCTAACTACTTGTTACCACAGAAAGTAATCTAATTGCTGTTACATTATTGCATTAGTCAGTTTGTTTACACattgttagaaaaagtcaaatcattgtgttagtccgactaaaattggacttttatatatatattaacatgttagtctgactgaaattgtACTAAGTTGAATTTCTCGAACTCACCTTAATAATGTGGTGTGGGGTTGATTTCCTCTCGGAAGTATACGTCTCAATCAGACCTGATCGGCTCTAGGCGTTATACACATTCTCCATAGTCCCCGTGCTTGGCCTTGACCTGGAAGTcgaacagcataaattcatagaagaaagccggaaaaacaaaagacaaagaagaagggaaaaaaacaaagcaagacgATGGTATCAACATGATGAAGGCTAGAGCAAGAACCATACATTTTTAACTGTCTGACATGCAGTTAATTTTCCGCTCACTAatttgtttggtatgtgacacatttgaagaaggtccaatagcaactcgCTGCAAGGGAGCATATGCCCACCTACCGTGGtggagtcggacatacttctatcaataaattgattctaCCCCAATGTTTGTATCCTAGGACAAGGAccgtagtccaattaaatggcctaattgtGCTGTAACCATAGCTCCATTTAActttgcatgtaaacatactgagcGTCAACATTGAGGCCTAATGACCTGCAGGGACCTTGTAACCTCTCCCTATCCACCTGGCCTCTGTTTCTCATAACTTAGAGCTCAGACTGTTGAAGGACTGGACCAGCGACCTTCCACTCATCCTCAGGCTCTCCTCCTTAAGAATTCTTCTTCCTCAAACAGCAGAGAGGTGAACCCTAGCAGACATGTGCTCCATGCTCCTGTCCCCTGCCGTCCTCAACCGATCAAGAGCAGCCATGTTACTCTCCCCTGGCCCCTACCTGAGTCCTCTGACTGGGTCACTGAGGCTGCAGGGACCAGCCTGGGGGTGCAACCTTCCACCAAACCAAACCTGCCACGCTTTCCCAACCTGATCCCAACAAGCCAATATGCCAGTTCCAGAGGGCCAATGTTTGGGTCTCCCTGGCACAAACAGAACTTCTCCCAGCCCCTTTCCAAAGAGCCAACTGTGGTGTTCAGGTTGAGAAGTCCATCAGAGCAGATGGAGAGTCAAAGTAAACTGCAGGAGAAAAAGGAGCTTCCACCAACCAAGACTGAGGTGGTCGCTGGGGAAAGGCTTAGAGAGGCGTACGAGGGGCCTCTGGACCTATCTGATCGAGGAAAAGCCAAATCAAGCCAAACGCCAAGAGATGATTCACCTTTAGCCTTACAAGGTGGGGAGAAAGCACAGAGGAGCCCTGACAAGGATGGGAAGGCACTTGGACCAATATCAACACCCTGTCCGGCTGCCCCTGACTCATCCTCCCTTACCTCACCAATCAAACAACAAGAGGAAGAGTCTATCAGCGACCGTAACCACAAGGTAATATGACTTGGCAAGAATAAAAGGCATGGGAGTGATGGTTAAGAAGGTTCTAATAAAATTCATTATATAATGATCTGGTATTTGCAGGTAATCACAGATcaagagcaggaagaggaggtgaTTGAAAAGATGGAACAAAGCAACGGGAAAAAGGTGCCTGTCCTCACAATATCATTACGTCCAGGTGAGGAGCTTAGATTCATATGGGTCAGCGTGTGCTCATCCATATATTTACAGGTGAAAAATACTCATGGTGTCATGTGTCTGTAGCAGTAGTGGTGCTGGAGACTCTGAATCCGGCGATGCAAGAATCCTTATCATCAAATGGCAAGGTAAGGTCAATCAAGCCAACCAAGAGGTTACGGTTGAGGCACTCATCCAATTTCAAAATGTCCACATGGTTATTTTCACTTGAAATGAAGATTACTTTCTATTGTGAACCTTCGTCTGTCTCATCATAGTCGTCGTCACCAGCAGTTGAGCGGGGAGGCAGCTCAGACGAGCAGGATGACAAGGAGAGTGTTTCAGGACTAGAAGGCAGCCAGGGCTGCAAGAGGAAGAGGGCATCAGTGGAGACGGAAACTGATAGAGACTCTGAGTCAGACAGTAAGCATCAGTTCACATTTCAAGttcttgttctttctttctttctttctttctttctttctttctttgggtGTGATCCTCaagtaaaattacatttctgaagCTTTATGCATCAGGaatttttaccattttggaccacatagatttaatttttttgttttgcggacacaggtgtgatgttttaGTGATAGATCAACATCCCTTAAATACCGTACAAACATCATCCACATTGGTGCCTCCGAACCATGGATGGATGCCTCAAATCAGCCTAAGTTTGTGGTGACTCAGCAGGTTTAACATGGGAATTGTTGATCAACAGGAGAATAAATATTGGAAAACAACACAGAATGCCTCAGAGACTTACTGCATTATGTTCcgtattgatttattttgaattagaacctaaattttgtgttttcctttaaataaatacatttccacGACAAATTGGTTAATAAAATAGCCCCTAGAATGCAGTAAAGGTAGTGCCTGATGCTTAATATTTCCTAGGAAACGACCCCCAGACCCCTCACTTAATATTTGTTGGCAACACTTTCCCATACCAAGTCATCGCACGTTGCTGCTTTGCAGGGAATGTCTGCTTTTACATATTATGCTttaagtatccttctgtgtctgtttttgacaTTGTGGGATGCcgctgctgtgatgtcatccaATTGTATTGCCACCTGACGCCACCTGTCCacacactgtgctgctgcagcaagtGCCATTCTGCAGCATATAATAGTAACCCCAATGGCTCTGTACAGCCACATGCTCAACTAACaacatccagcagcatatcatgcagatgcgAGAGGTGGTTTTaggatcttacaccaaaatcactgcaaaagcgaTAGTATTTAACGCCTTTGGAATAACAATGGGCTTGTGACCAAACCTATGTTTTAAGACTGACTTTGCAGGTAATTATTACTTGACTTCTGCTGTCTACTTTCCCCTGTTCAgtctttattttacaaaagtaaCCATCATAAAAATCTCACTTTTTGCTGGTCACTGTTGCTTCCTCACCAAAAGAAACTGTTTGAAACAAtctcctttttcttcctttacaGACATCCACCAGGAGAGGAAGATCAAAATCACAGTCAGAGCTGAGGAGAAGAGCTCTTGCTAAAGAGTGTGATCTCATGTTGACTTGGTGATGTCACTCAAACCTGCATCAAGTGATTGTTTTAGCCACCTGGGGGCAGCACAGCAACCTGTAAACACTTAGGCCCATTTCACACAGCAGCGCGTACGTCAGCAGTGCTGaacgtgttgttttttaattcggCGCCCatgttatcaagttagagcATCCACACTGCCCGCCTAAGCAGCGTTTGTCAGCTGcgtctcagctgcagcacatctagagaaacggtggctcgaaGATTTTTTCTGCATGATGCACaggtttgtcagcagaaataaacagtgaaaatggtgttttcaTGATTAAATTGACTCTAGAAcaccttttactgcagtttaaaagtctctctctgtcacagagatgaggaaatacaaaaacatctgttttactgcaacttccctgcttccctttcaaaacaaaagccctctgaggacagaatcccatcagttgctgatacaaggcattttattttgaaacatttacaggacaaTGTTGTCGGTAATGTGGGAGCTTGTACGGCTTGATAAacgagtggaatttgtgcttataaatatggaAATGCACAACTCATAGAAGCATGCTGTAACGTGGCAGCAACGTGGCAGCGACTCAGCAGCAACGTTGCAACAGCGTTGCAAcaacgctgcatgtgtgaacaccacaagcacgAAACACGCAGCAGTTCGGCGAGCCTGCAGTCAAGCACCGCTGACGTGTGCTGTGTGAAACCAGCCTTAGCCTACTTATACCTTATAAAGTTGAGGTTAACAGCtaacaaattaattattattaacaccGGCAGACATGGAGCAACTTTTATTACTTTACATTAATTTGGAGTCGTGTTTCTGGCCACCtgctcttttttattccttcttACACTTTTTGGCTGAGAACAGGTGCCTACTgtggctgaaaataagcactAAAACATGATGTGTGCCATGATGTGGGCCATAAAATCTAAATGAGGACTGAGAGGAAGTGAGATCATTTGCAGCTTCATCCTTTTTTTGGAAAGTACTTggaaagtccaaatttgacctGCATTTCAACTCCACTATGTTCATAAAATGATGAAGCAGAGACGCCTCCCAAAGCAGAGAGCAAGAAACATTTGATCCTATTGTAAGTGCATTTGAAAGCACCgttttttactcttttactttaaagctaaaagtttttactattttcaaattttcatgtCATAAAATAGTCATTATCTTCACTGGACGTGTTTTTGCCATATCTTACAGTCACTCATCTATCTGACATGGTGGCAGAGACATTTAAACTAAACTACAAATCCAAAATGCTTTGCAAATTTgaagaacacaaacacattcatgtaaaacaaaaatgcaaaaggcaACTGTTGCAGACACTTGTGGAAGGAGAAAGTTCTTGCACGTTTGAAGAGTGGGCTAAGCCGAACACTTTTTGTTAGTTAATTACGTTTGCTTTGTGATTGTCACAAATGCACAGTATTATTCTttatcttttgtgttttcatatttattaaaatggGACTGTGGTTACCATGGAGACAGCGTAAAACCTTGCGATAAAGCATCAATTGAAACCAGTGCATGATTTTTTCATATCTGTCGAGTGACACTTACCAAAGTCATGAGCTACTTTGCGTTACCATAAATAAACCTTAATATAGCTATGTTGTCCATGTATTATCCGCTCATATCATTATTCAATTCCATCTAAGAAACTGAAAGAcaagacaaaagagaaagacaaaagagagaattttgttttttgtctttcagatattgaaaaaagacatttgttttctcaTCATCTCCTTGAATAATTGAATAAACGGATGACACACAGACCCTTTGTGTCTCGTATACAGCGTAGGCTTAATTAATCCTATTAAGTAACATcaccaactttttaaaaaattattattattttattttgtatgctTTATTAAAAGACATTGTTAAActatgtttttctaattttacttGCATAGCTAGCTTTTATAATAGCCTACTGCTAGATGGCAGAgtacataaatattaatattatgtaATGATAGTCTGCTGGCAATAACAGTTTAATTGTCAACATAAACTGATGCTCACTTTCATTGTGgcttttgcatttgtgttttttcttcatggactttgttttttttttttaatttacaaagcCTTTTGGGTATGCAACGCATACTCATCCCAAGCCGCCACATGTGGCCACTAACAGTGGACTTCTACGTCTTCAtattacgttttaggtatccttccgTATCTGCAGTTTACATTCCAAAATGGCAGTACCGTGAAGTCAACAATTGCACCCACCATGCAATGTTTAGTTCAAAATAGGGGTAAAATACTTTTCTTATTGCAAGACAAAAGACAGGGTAAAATATTTAGGAAAAATCTATACAGAAGATTACATCACACTGAGCCCCGTTTGATGGACTTTACCTAGAGTGTATCTgacattatatataatataagaaaacaatgttaaatattaatgtgCCCGTTAGCATTTTATTTCACAGCTTATAGTTCGGTGAACTAAGACGCAGTCTGACTTGAAAAGTCACGCATTTTGTAACACGTACCAGCCCATTTTCACAAGTCAGATGGAGTGATAGTGTGAGCTATAGTGTCAGCTCAGTCTCCTCGAGGCTGCCATTTGGTCTGTTGATCACTACAACGATAGctaatgcagaaaaatggaCTGAGTTTGCATGACCCTTTTCTAGTAGTGACCTATCAAAGCAGcgttcacacactggtggctgaggctgcCATGAAAGCTCAGCagataaacattcacacacacttacaattTGGAGGTTAAGTACTTTGCTGAAGAACAGTTCAACActtcaccaccatcaccattaCTAGTGTCCCTCTGTAGAAAACAGCACTATCAGTGCTGTACCCCTTTctgaaatactaaaaaaaagtcacttccATAAACTTTTAATCTTTAAACCTctgacacctgagaaaattggtttgatttctttcaaaaacacataaacaaaatcataaagagcaacttgacaagaaatgtcatgcaaatttcaaaaaaaaaatttgaaaaataatttaaaagtaaaagttgataattaaatgacctggaaattgTTGGATGGGATATGATTTGAAGATATGATTTTAGAAATGagggaacatttattttaaatatatacttgaatgaatgatgtcacagaaaattatttttaaaataatttacatttttagcactttcttgaggtaattttcttgtttgtttaaaaaattttttactatacttttttggctaattttcagataattttcccttaagtttttatttatttttttattttctattcatttatttcttttgctaattttggggccagTTCTTATAAAggtgctcattgccctcttcccatgtttttaaaagaaatctagtCCAgtccagtttgctcaggttacaaagggttaagcatacacttttgattaaaatgcactttattaaaaaacaaaacaaaaacaaactattcTATCAAATGATCCATTTTCACTTACAGCTAAGCAAAGCAAACAGTGTCTGAGAGTCACCTGCTAATGCCTAAATGTTCAGTCCTCCGACACTCATCACACAGTGTTCTAATGTCATGTTAcgtttttttattcactttgctTTACCGGCACTTCTCACACCGCCTGGCTATTTTTACCACCAAACCTCCCCTGCCCTCAGCCCATCTTTAGTaaccaacaaagaaaaaaaaaagaaaagacaaaaacatgttcctcttccactttttcattttcagaatgCACATATTTTGCAACTTATTTCCGTTCACAGCTGTGACAGCGTGTGGTGAGCCGGCTGGATGGAGGAGATAAAAGCAAGGTGACAGAGTCTGCTAAATAAAGTCACTTCTTCCactttgtgtaaatatataaaacatttttttgaatagATGCCCTCATCACTAGGCAGCAAGAGCTAACACTTACTCTAAATgtgagattattttttcttttttcaggtgtACTTTTGattattgtctgtgtgtgtgtgtgtgtgtgtgtgtgtgtgtgtgcgtgcgtgtgtgtgtgtgtgtgtgtgtgtgtgtgtgtgtgtgtgtgtgttaaaaccTGTGCAGCCCTAATGCTGTGATATTGATTTCTGCTGTGTCTATCATGTCTCTGTAATGCCATTAGAGTCCATTAAGTATAATACTTGTTGAAAGGTCAGTAGACACAACAGCTCTCACTGCCATTTCACCTCTTTCTGttcattaaaatgtgattcAACTGTGTtgctggatggacatcagtgtttttgtgctgcgttcagatgcctttcgcCGATATGTAACCCTCTGAAATCtcagaaaactgttttattatcttaaaaaaaacccaggaaaaaaaacataatgagcaacttggcaagaaatgtcctgcaaagtgaaaaaaataaatacataaataaagtaaaaggggACAAGGAAATTATCCAAATATTTGCTTGGGGggaattattatattatcaaaaaacaagggaacaatgtccagaaaaactacaaaacttctcttattatatgatatatttaaaattatgttacagaaaaaagagggaaaaaaaccaaaaattagcactttttttagatcatttttttctttctttttctgtttttctatttttttttcttatttttcagctacttttcttgtaatttcttggtaatttgtgggccattttttgttaagctGCTGGTTTCTCCCAGATATCAAGCCAagttgctcaagtttcaaagggttaaaatgttgCTCTTTGAATTATTCAATGCATTCTGAAACTGTTGTCTGAATGCACTATTTTAACTCTTTAgaacctggatctacatcagttgtgttttgctgcgttcagacacctttcacaagcatttgaacCTATGGACCCAAGAAAGTCAGAGAAGTAATTACATATACTATTCTTCATCTTATATATCCgtattctatatttaaaattatgttacaggaaatatatatatattatatatatatatatatatatatatatattttatatattttatttgtttatattgttttgttttgggtttgggtttttttacactttcttaaggtcatgtccatgtctcttttttttttttttttttttttttttttttttgcttattttcaggtcattttcctgtatattttttaacttgtttcacaatttaacaatgttttttttttttaattaaatttgctCAGGATCCAAAagctaaaatgacaaaaataaaaaaaaatacatttctgttcatAAATGTTGCTTCTGTAGCTCCCACATTTAGCACTTACACTAATAGCTTACAGTTTAGCTCTCGTACACTCTGTAGGGTGAATCACCTTCAGTGAATATTGATGAGTGTTCTGGGAAATGAAGGCAACATACTGCGTGAcgtttttttaggacattatgcaaagcagctgctgtgttaTAATCAGCGATGTAGAAACCAGTGGAAACCTTCAAAGCTTTGTCATGTGGTGTGATACAACTTTACTGTTACAGGAAGTCAGCGTTGCGGTCAGCATCCTGTGAAAACCCGTCTATTCACAAATCATGTTACTCAAGGACAAATCTTTTTAGAAGCTACAATCTTCCAATGAATGTTCATCAGTGCTGTTCAAGATATCGTAGGATTGTTGTGCTTGTTTAATTTAAGGCTTTGATAACTGaacagatttgattttttacaaaaaatatgggaacaaggcaatgagtaacttaagaAGACGTGACCCaaaacttggcaagacattagtaaaaaaaataaataaataaataaagaataaaagttaaaaaaaaaaaaataaggaaattactagaaaaaaaagtgctaaaaaaaatcaacaattttgcaatataattttaaatatgtaattctaataattagaaatatagttcttaaaaaatgttccccagctttaaaaaacaataatgatcaATTTTgaatttacttatttcttgcaatttgcaggaaatttcttttcaggttgcccattgcctttttttcatgtttttgtaagacaTTAAAACCAGTTTGATCAGGGTTTCAATACCAGTGAAAAGCATCTGagcgcagcacaaaaaaactgatgtcgatccacgTTTCAAATGGCTGCATTTGTTTGTATGGATATATACACCAAAAGCAACTTAAGAATTGgtaagaaattagttaaaacaataaaataaataaatgagtcaatacataaataaaaatacaagaagttaaagaacaagaacaaggaaatttcttgaaaaaagtgctaaaaataacaataattctgcaaaataattgtaaatctgtaattgtgataattataaatataattttctcaaAG
The DNA window shown above is from Plectropomus leopardus isolate mb chromosome 8, YSFRI_Pleo_2.0, whole genome shotgun sequence and carries:
- the rbbp8l gene encoding DNA endonuclease RBBP8 isoform X2; translated protein: MTQAQGQRRSPMECFNSLLLKLREVHEREVEGWQVKIQELSNKKGCDTKRMEELFTKNQQMKEQQRLLTENIKTLENRLRAGLCDRCTVTQEVAKRRQQEFEASQIQSLQHISLLAGEMNNLKKENRKLRDELRNVRASLEGQSDHSSNSSITAEVKVNSSPDLSPPSGPVALITMATSRAGNQPADGNVAVKAEVEQRTEESEHRQLRGMSRSHFESYKPLSWKTEHSVTHVGERRAQTVEGLDQRPSTHPQALLLKNSSSSNSREVNPSRHVLHAPVPCRPQPIKSSHVTLPWPLPESSDWVTEAAGTSLGVQPSTKPNLPRFPNLIPTSQYASSRGPMFGSPWHKQNFSQPLSKEPTVVFRLRSPSEQMESQSKLQEKKELPPTKTEVVAGERLREAYEGPLDLSDRGKAKSSQTPRDDSPLALQGGEKAQRSPDKDGKALGPISTPCPAAPDSSSLTSPIKQQEEESISDRNHKVITDQEQEEEVIEKMEQSNGKKVPVLTISLRPAVVVLETLNPAMQESLSSNGKSSSPAVERGGSSDEQDDKESVSGLEGSQGCKRKRASVETETDRDSESDNIHQERKIKITVRAEEKSSC
- the rbbp8l gene encoding DNA endonuclease RBBP8 isoform X1, producing the protein MTQAQGQRRSPMECFNSLLLKLREVHEREVEGWQVKIQELSNKKGCDTKRMEELFTKNQQMKEQQRLLTENIKTLENRLRAGLCDRCTVTQEVAKRRQQEFEASQIQSLQHISLLAGEMNNLKKENRKLRDELRNVRASLDRGQSDHSSNSSITAEVKVNSSPDLSPPSGPVALITMATSRAGNQPADGNVAVKAEVEQRTEESEHRQLRGMSRSHFESYKPLSWKTEHSVTHVGERRAQTVEGLDQRPSTHPQALLLKNSSSSNSREVNPSRHVLHAPVPCRPQPIKSSHVTLPWPLPESSDWVTEAAGTSLGVQPSTKPNLPRFPNLIPTSQYASSRGPMFGSPWHKQNFSQPLSKEPTVVFRLRSPSEQMESQSKLQEKKELPPTKTEVVAGERLREAYEGPLDLSDRGKAKSSQTPRDDSPLALQGGEKAQRSPDKDGKALGPISTPCPAAPDSSSLTSPIKQQEEESISDRNHKVITDQEQEEEVIEKMEQSNGKKVPVLTISLRPAVVVLETLNPAMQESLSSNGKSSSPAVERGGSSDEQDDKESVSGLEGSQGCKRKRASVETETDRDSESDNIHQERKIKITVRAEEKSSC
- the rbbp8l gene encoding DNA endonuclease RBBP8 isoform X3 — encoded protein: MTQAQGQRRSPMECFNSLLLKLREVHEREVEGWQVKIQELSNKKGCDTKRMEELFTKNQQMKEQQRLLTENIKTLENRLRAGLCDRCTVTQEVAKRRQQEFEASQIQSLQHISLLAGEMNNLKKENRKLRDELRNVRASLDRGQSDHSSNSSITAEVKVNSSPDLSPPSGPVALITMATSRAGNQPADGNVAVKAEVEQRTEESEHRQLRGMSRSHFESYKPLSWKTEHSVTHVGERRAQTVEGLDQRPSTHPQALLLKNSSSSNSREVNPSRHVLHAPVPCRPQPIKSSHVTLPWPLPESSDWVTEAAGTSLGVQPSTKPNLPRFPNLIPTSQYASSRGPMFGSPWHKQNFSQPLSKEPTVVFRLRSPSEQMESQSKLQEKKELPPTKTEVVAGERLREAYEGPLDLSDRGKAKSSQTPRDDSPLALQGGEKAQRSPDKDGKALGPISTPCPAAPDSSSLTSPIKQQEEESISDRNHKVITDQEQEEEVIEKMEQSNGKKVPVLTISLRPVVVLETLNPAMQESLSSNGKSSSPAVERGGSSDEQDDKESVSGLEGSQGCKRKRASVETETDRDSESDNIHQERKIKITVRAEEKSSC
- the rbbp8l gene encoding uncharacterized protein rbbp8l isoform X4; the protein is MAGEMNNLKKENRKLRDELRNVRASLDRGQSDHSSNSSITAEVKVNSSPDLSPPSGPVALITMATSRAGNQPADGNVAVKAEVEQRTEESEHRQLRGMSRSHFESYKPLSWKTEHSVTHVGERRAQTVEGLDQRPSTHPQALLLKNSSSSNSREVNPSRHVLHAPVPCRPQPIKSSHVTLPWPLPESSDWVTEAAGTSLGVQPSTKPNLPRFPNLIPTSQYASSRGPMFGSPWHKQNFSQPLSKEPTVVFRLRSPSEQMESQSKLQEKKELPPTKTEVVAGERLREAYEGPLDLSDRGKAKSSQTPRDDSPLALQGGEKAQRSPDKDGKALGPISTPCPAAPDSSSLTSPIKQQEEESISDRNHKVITDQEQEEEVIEKMEQSNGKKVPVLTISLRPAVVVLETLNPAMQESLSSNGKSSSPAVERGGSSDEQDDKESVSGLEGSQGCKRKRASVETETDRDSESDNIHQERKIKITVRAEEKSSC